The following proteins are encoded in a genomic region of Rhodoferax aquaticus:
- a CDS encoding 3-keto-5-aminohexanoate cleavage protein, with product MEKAILTCALTGVLTNPKQHPVPVTPAQMAAEAKDAFHAGASIMHVHVRSQEEGMGHMPSWDPEVAAQVVDAIREACPGVIINLTTGVVGKDISGPLNCIRRVKPEIAACNAGSLNYLKIKDDGQWAWPPMVFDNPVAKVQQFLDVMGESGTHPEFECFDVGIVRSVTMYLKAGMLKPEMGRAEYNLVMGVASGMPCDADLLALLPQWMAPNSIWQATLIGRSEIWPVHQKTADMGGMLRTGLEDTFYLPNGERAAGNGVLIEALAQCAQRAGRSIATPAEARALLGLK from the coding sequence ATGGAAAAAGCCATACTGACCTGCGCTCTGACGGGTGTGTTGACCAACCCCAAGCAGCACCCGGTGCCGGTAACGCCTGCGCAAATGGCTGCCGAAGCCAAAGACGCGTTCCATGCAGGTGCCAGCATCATGCATGTGCATGTGCGCAGCCAAGAAGAGGGCATGGGCCACATGCCCTCGTGGGACCCTGAAGTCGCAGCCCAAGTGGTTGACGCCATCCGTGAGGCATGCCCCGGCGTCATCATCAACTTAACCACGGGTGTTGTGGGCAAAGACATCTCCGGCCCCTTGAACTGCATACGCCGCGTCAAACCCGAGATTGCGGCGTGCAACGCGGGAAGCCTGAACTACCTCAAAATCAAAGACGATGGCCAGTGGGCGTGGCCCCCTATGGTGTTCGACAACCCGGTGGCCAAGGTGCAGCAATTCTTGGATGTGATGGGAGAAAGCGGCACGCACCCTGAGTTTGAGTGCTTTGACGTGGGCATTGTGCGCAGCGTCACCATGTACCTCAAAGCGGGCATGCTCAAGCCCGAGATGGGCCGAGCAGAGTACAACTTGGTCATGGGCGTAGCCTCGGGCATGCCCTGCGACGCGGATCTCTTGGCCTTGTTGCCGCAATGGATGGCACCCAACAGCATTTGGCAAGCCACGCTGATTGGCCGCTCCGAGATATGGCCCGTGCACCAAAAGACCGCTGACATGGGCGGCATGCTGCGCACTGGACTGGAAGATACGTTCTACTTGCCCAATGGTGAACGTGCCGCTGGCAATGGCGTCTTGATCGAGGCCTTGGCCCAATGCGCACAAAGGGCGGGCCGGTCAATCGCAACGCCTGCAGAAGCGCGGGCCTTGCTTGGACTCAAGTGA